TCCTCGGTGCGCGGTCCCGCGTCCTGGTACGGCGTTCTCGCCCGCTGGCCGGCCATGCGCACTTCCCTCGATCGTTGCGGCTGCGACGGCGCGTTCGCACCGCCGTGGATGCCCGGACGTCCTCGGTCCTGGTGGCGATCCCGCCCTCTACACGCCTGTAGAAGACGGACTGGAGCATACAAACCCGTGTCGGCGAAGTCATCCGCCTCCCTCCGGCAGCAGGCGAACCATCCGACGGGCCGTCGTTAGGATGGTCATGATCCCCCCCACGTCGGCACACCATCAGGAACGCCTCAGAGGAGCAGAGCGTCACCATGTTTGAGAGTCTGAAGAACCTCGCGGACAAGGCCACCGACCTCGCCCGCGAGCACGGCGACGTGATCGGGCAGGGTTTGGAGAAGGTCGGCGACGCGATCGACGACCGCACGGACGGCAAGTACAGCGGGCAGATCGACACCGGTGTCGAGAAGGCGAAGGACTTCCTGCGCAACCTCGACGGCGACCGGAAGCCCGCCGAGTAACCTGCCGCAGGACGCGACCGCCCGTACGGCGGCCGAACGAGCGTACGGGCGAACGGGGAGGGCCGACAGCGGTGAGCGAGGGCAAGAAGGGGCCGGGCCGAGGGGGCTGGCTGGCGATCATCGTCGCGGTCGTGATCGGGCTCGGCCTCGTCCGCGGCAACGGCCACGACGGCGCGACCTCCGCCGACCCCTCCGCCGCCGCACCGTCGGCCGCGTCCATCCCGTCGGCCCCGTCCGACCCATCCGACCCGTCGGGGGGCGGCGCGCCGTCGAAGCCCTCGGGGCGGTACGACCCGGCCGACTACGCGGCGCCGGTCCGCCAGTACGCCGCCGAGGCGGGGGTCGACCCGCAGCTGCTGATGGCCATCCTCTACAACGAGTCGTACAAGCCGCACGACCCCGAGCTCGAACGGGCGTGGCAGCGCAGCAAGCCCGACGCCGCCTTCGGAATCGCCAACATGCACCGGGCCGCCTTCGACGACACCAAACCCGGCCGCCCCTTCGCCTCCCGCCAGTGGGAGGAACTGCCGGACGACCGCAACCTCGCCGTCCAGGCGGCCGCCTGGCACCTGCACGACCTCGCCGCGCAGCTGCCCGCCCACCCGAGCGCGCCGCTGACCCGCAACGAGCTGATGGCTCTCGGCTACAACGCGGGCGCGGGCAACATGCTGGCCTTCGCCCGGGGCGTCAAGATCGGCTCCCAGGCGCAGTCCTACCTCGACCGCCTGCGCGACAACTGGGCGAAGTCCGGCGAGGCCGTGAAGTAGTAGCAGGAGTGGACGTCGCGCCCGCCCTCGGACCGCCGGACGCCTGGCGCGCCGGCGGCCCGAAGGCAAACTCCCGGCTTGTCGTCAGACACCCAGCTGTGCAGCCCACTTGGCGCGCCAGGCCAGTGCGTCGGCGACGCCCTCGGCGATGCCGCGCCGGGGCTGCCAGTCGAGGAGCTCGCGGGCCGTGTCGACGGCGGCGTAGCAGCCGATCACGTCGCCGGGGCGCGGGCCCGCCTCCCGGACGTCGAGCCGGGCGCCGACGGCCCGTTCGAAGGCGGCGATCAGCTCGCGGACCGTGGTGCCGTCACCGGTCCCGACGTTGATCACCCGGTAGCGTTCCGCCGCACCCGGGGCGATCACTGAGTCGAACCGGAGCAGCGCCGCGACGTGAGCCTCGGCGAGGTCCTGGACGTGGACGTAGTCGCGGATGCCGGAACCGTCGCGGGTCGCCCAGTCCACGCCGGTCACGGTGAAGGGGGCACCCGTGGTGTGCGCCTCGATCAGCTTGCCGAGGGCGTGGGTGGGGTTGAGGTCCTGCAGGCCGGTGCGCAGCTGCGGGTCGGCGCCGATCGGGTTGAAGTACCGCAGGGCGATGACGCGTTGCTGCTCCGCGCCCTCGCCGCGGGTCCAGTCCTGGAGGACCTGCTCCATCATCTGCTTGGTGCGCGCGTAGGGGCTGTTGGCGTCGACCGGGCAGCTCTCGTCGACCCGGGCGTCGGGGGTGGGCGCGTAGATGGAGGCGGAGCTGCTGAAGACGACGCGGGTGCAGCCGAGGCGCTGGAGGGAGTCCAGCAGGTCGACGGTCTTGGCGACGTTCTCCCGGTAGTAGTACAGCGGCTTGGCCACCGACTCCGGTACGACGATCTTCGCGGCGCAGTGCACGGTGGCCTCGATGTCCGGGTGCTCGGCGAAGATCCGGTCCAGCAGTGCGGCGTCGGCGATGTCGCCCCGGTAGAAGATCCGGTCCTCGACGAACTCGGCCCGGCCCTTGGAGAGGTCGTCCAGCACGACCGGGGTGATCCCCCGGTCGAGCAGGGCGGACGCCACCGTGCTGCCGATGAACCCCGCTCCGCCGGTGATCAGGACCTTCTTCATACGCGGACGCTCCCTCGCGGTCGGCTGGACACCCGGTGGCGCCCGATGACCGGGAAGGACGTCGGTTCGCACCCGGCTGGTTCCCGGGGCCCGGGCAAGGCGCCCCGGCCCGGCGTCTCGGGCCCGGCGTCTCAGGCCCGGCGGCGGCGGAGCCAGAGGCCGGCGCCGACCAGCAGCACGGCCGCGGCGGCGGTACCGATGGCGGCCCAGGTGGCGGAGTCGGATGTGGTCTCGGAGGCCGGGGCGGCCGCGGTCCCGCGGACCGGCCCGGCGGTGGCCGCCTGCCCGGTGGCCGGCCCCGCCCCGGTGCTCGTCTCCCGGGCCGGCCCGGCGGTGGCCTCGCCCGGCAGCGGTGAGGCCGCCGTGCCCGCGGGCACCGGGTCGTTGATCACGGCCGCGTCGACGTCGAGTTCGCGCTCGGTGTGGCCCAGCGAGGGGAAGGCGCAGTCCACCGTCACCCGCCAGTGCCCGGCGGGCAGGATCTCCCGGGTGGTGTAGGTCCCCGCGTGGCCCGGGACGGCGACCAGGCGCCAGGGTCCGACCGCACGGCCGTCCGCAGCGGTGGCGGAGAGCGTGCCGGCGAAGTCCTCGGTGACCGGGTCGTGGTCGTTCTCCCAGGTGGCGACGGTGCTGACGTGGCCGTTCTGCTGGCCGGTGACATCGAGGTGGACGCTGTCGCCGTGAGCGGCGGCGGGCACGGCAGCGGGCAGGACGGCGGCGGTGGCGAGGGCGAGGACGGCGAGGAGCGGGCGGGTTCGCATGACGGGCATTCCTCGTGGCGGTGTGGTGTGCGGGGGGCTCGGAAGCGGTGAGGCCGGGCGCGGCCGCCTCGGGTGGATGGCGGCCGCGCCCGGCACACGGACGGAACGGCTTGCAGGCTTACGCTGCCGCGGGCCTGCGGGCCTGCGGGCCTGCGGGTGTTACGAGGTCTTCAGCAGCGACCAGCTCTGGTACGGCCGGCCGTTCGGCTGCTGCAGCTCCAGCAGCCAACCACCGTAGTACCACCGCTCGCTGAGCCCGAGCACCAGCGAACTGCCGTCCGCCGTGACGGTGAACCCGCCGTCACCGGCGGTGAGTTGCCACTTCTGCGCGGCCGCATCGGAGCAGGGCTGCTGCGCGACGTACTGGCCGGCGACCGGAGTGCCGCCGAGCTGCAGGCACTTGCCGGAGCGCACGGACTTGATCCGCACCGCGCCGTTCCCGGCGTCCTCGAACTGCCACTTCTGGTTGGCGTAGCCGGTGCGCTGGTAGGCGATGGCCACGGTGCCGTCGTTCATCGAGCTGCCCCACAGGTCGGCGGCCTGGCCGGTGAGGCCGTTGACCATGGTGTACCGCGTACCCGGCTGCGGGCGCCCGGCGTCGGCGACGGTGCGGAAGGTCACGGCGCGACCGGGCTTGCCGACCGCCCCCGCGGCGTCGCGGACGGCGACGGCCACGGTGTACGAGGTGCCCGGAGCGAGGCGGACCACGCCGACCACGGTCGAGCGGACGGTGCCGATCGTCTGACCGTTCAGCAGGACGTCGTACCCGGCGGCCGCCGGCACTGCCGGCCAGCTCAACATGGCCGAGTTCTGGGTGACCTGACTGACCGTCATGTCCGGTCCGGTGTTCCCCTGCGTCGGGGTCGGAGTCGGAGTCGGAGTCGGAGTCGTGGTTCCGGTCGGCGAAGGCGTAGCCGTGGGCGTCGGGGTGGTGGTGGGGCCGCCGGTGGGCGTCGGGGAGGGCGAGGGAGTACGGGTCGGCGTGGGCGTCGGGGTCGGCGTGGGCGTCGGGGTCGGGCCGGTGCCGCCGCCGGAGACCAGGAAGCGGTTGTTGGCGACGTTCCAGTGCGTGGCCAGGTAACTCCCGGGCGCGGGAGAGGTGTTGTAGTAGTCGTCGTGGTTGCAGTCGAGCCGGTCGTCATGGGCTCGATCCGGGCAGACGGTCCGCATCTGCGGGTAGTTGGGGGCGTCCGAGTAGCACATGATGTCCCACTCGTCGGTGCAGTGCCCGGCCTTGCTGGAGTTGGGCGCGCTGTTGTTCACCGCGCCGAGGTTGTGGCCGAGTTCGTGCGCGGCGGTGCTGCCGCTCCAGCAGCCGGAGTCGGTCCGGCCGTACGAGGGGCCGAAGTTGCTGAGGTTGTCCTGGCCGGGACGCTCGTCGCCGGCGAAGGTGCCGATGCCGCAGTACACCTTGGCATCGGTGAACATCATGTACTTGCGGTCCTTGCGGTTGAACCCCTGCGCGGCGAGGGCGCGGTTGCTCGCGTTGAAGTCCTGGATCTCGGCGTCGGAGATCTGCACGTTCAACACCGAGGCGGTGCAGTCGGATTCGGTGACGAAGCGGACGTGCCGCTCGCCGCCGGTCTCCGCGGCGCTGGCGTTGTAGATGACGTCGACGTCGGCGGCCCACTTCTTGAACGAGGCCAGGTACTGGGCGAAGCGGTCGTTGCCCGGGGTGTGCACGTACACCGCCTGGACGCGGTTGCCGCTGCTGCCGTCGCCCTCGCAGACCAGCTTCGAGGCGGCGGGCGCGGCCGGAGCCGCCGGAGCGGCGTCCGCGGCGGCGCTGCCCGACCCGCCGAGCAGAGCCTTCTGGGTGGCGTCCAGGACGGGCGCGGCACCCTTCAGCAGATCGGAGGCGGCGGGCGGCTGAGCACCCGCGGGCGGGGTGAGCGTGGGGGCCTGGCCGGCCGGGGCCGCGACCGGCGGGACGTCCTGGTGGATGTCCACGCCCTTCGGCGGCACGTCCGGCCCGTGGCTGCACTGGGCACTGCCGGTGACCTCCAGGGTGCCGCCGCAGCGGTCGCTGCTCGGCAGGCTCAACCCCGCGTACACCAGGCCGCGTTCGGGCTGGTCCTTGGGTATGGACTTGAGCGGGGTGGCCTTCTCGTCCCGCTTCGGGGCGGGCGCCTGGGTTCCTCCCTCGGCGGTGCCGGTCTCCCCCGACCCGTCGTCGCTCACCAGCCCGGCCTGCGACCCGGAGTGGTCGGCCGCGCCCTCCGCGGCCGTGACGGCGCTGTTCACGGCCGTCGACTCCAGCGCGGTGCGGATGCCGAGCGTCCCCGCCACCAGCCCTGCCGCAACCACGGCGGCGACCAGGGCGCTCCTGCGGGTGAGCCTGCGGCGCCTGCGGCGGCGAAGCTCGCTGCTCCGGTGTCCCATCGCGTTCCTTTCCTCGTGCGACGGCCCGCGCCCTGAGGTGAGGGGCTCGGACCTTCCGACACTCCGGAGAGCGAACGGGACGGCCGGGAATAACAGAAACATCTTGCGAAATTCTTCGACCCGTTCGATCGGGGCGGTCGCGGCACGGCGAGCAACCGCCTCGCGGCAGGGCGAGCAAGCGGTTTCACGGCACGGGGCGGGCACGAGAAAGCCGGGGAGCGCACTCGGGGGGTGTGCGCTCCCCGGCAGGGGTGGTGGCGGCCACCCGTCCGGAGCCCCGGGGGCTGCGACCCCGGCGGCCGTGACGGAATGCTAGACCTGCCACGGGGCACTGGCCAGAGCCCTGACCAGGAGATTTTCCGCCCCGGACATGCCATCGCCATCCTGCAGGTGACCAGCTGTCAGCTCGGACCGACGGTCAGGCGGCAACCCCGGCACCGACCGCGGCAGCCCCGCCACCGACCAGCAGCCGCGGCACCGCAGCAGCCGTGCTGCCGCGCCGCCGCGCCGCCGTGCTGCCGTGCTGCCGTGCTGCCGTGCTGCCGTGCTGCCGTGCCAGGGTGCCCGCGAAGGCGACGCGGTCCCCGGCGCGCCGGAGCCGCAGGGCGGCGGAGTGCGCCGCCCTGGCCATGCCGGCCCTCGCGCAGCCGTGCGGCGAGGGTCCGAAGACCCTGCGCCCGGGCCCTGCGCGGGCCTTCCGGCCCAGGGCATCGGCGCAGGTCAGCCCGGTTTCGCCGGCCGGGAGCGGCGGGAACGGACCGATCGGCCGTTGGAGTGATCCACCCGCGTTCGGCGCAACGCTCCTGGACCCGGCGCGTTTCCCATGGCGTGCGCCCTCCAGCAGGGGTGCGCGCGGGTCCGCGCCGA
The genomic region above belongs to Streptomyces sp. 1331.2 and contains:
- the galE gene encoding UDP-glucose 4-epimerase GalE produces the protein MKKVLITGGAGFIGSTVASALLDRGITPVVLDDLSKGRAEFVEDRIFYRGDIADAALLDRIFAEHPDIEATVHCAAKIVVPESVAKPLYYYRENVAKTVDLLDSLQRLGCTRVVFSSSASIYAPTPDARVDESCPVDANSPYARTKQMMEQVLQDWTRGEGAEQQRVIALRYFNPIGADPQLRTGLQDLNPTHALGKLIEAHTTGAPFTVTGVDWATRDGSGIRDYVHVQDLAEAHVAALLRFDSVIAPGAAERYRVINVGTGDGTTVRELIAAFERAVGARLDVREAGPRPGDVIGCYAAVDTARELLDWQPRRGIAEGVADALAWRAKWAAQLGV
- a CDS encoding RICIN domain-containing protein, whose amino-acid sequence is MGHRSSELRRRRRRRLTRRSALVAAVVAAGLVAGTLGIRTALESTAVNSAVTAAEGAADHSGSQAGLVSDDGSGETGTAEGGTQAPAPKRDEKATPLKSIPKDQPERGLVYAGLSLPSSDRCGGTLEVTGSAQCSHGPDVPPKGVDIHQDVPPVAAPAGQAPTLTPPAGAQPPAASDLLKGAAPVLDATQKALLGGSGSAAADAAPAAPAAPAASKLVCEGDGSSGNRVQAVYVHTPGNDRFAQYLASFKKWAADVDVIYNASAAETGGERHVRFVTESDCTASVLNVQISDAEIQDFNASNRALAAQGFNRKDRKYMMFTDAKVYCGIGTFAGDERPGQDNLSNFGPSYGRTDSGCWSGSTAAHELGHNLGAVNNSAPNSSKAGHCTDEWDIMCYSDAPNYPQMRTVCPDRAHDDRLDCNHDDYYNTSPAPGSYLATHWNVANNRFLVSGGGTGPTPTPTPTPTPTPTRTPSPSPTPTGGPTTTPTPTATPSPTGTTTPTPTPTPTPTQGNTGPDMTVSQVTQNSAMLSWPAVPAAAGYDVLLNGQTIGTVRSTVVGVVRLAPGTSYTVAVAVRDAAGAVGKPGRAVTFRTVADAGRPQPGTRYTMVNGLTGQAADLWGSSMNDGTVAIAYQRTGYANQKWQFEDAGNGAVRIKSVRSGKCLQLGGTPVAGQYVAQQPCSDAAAQKWQLTAGDGGFTVTADGSSLVLGLSERWYYGGWLLELQQPNGRPYQSWSLLKTS
- a CDS encoding transglycosylase SLT domain-containing protein; this encodes MSEGKKGPGRGGWLAIIVAVVIGLGLVRGNGHDGATSADPSAAAPSAASIPSAPSDPSDPSGGGAPSKPSGRYDPADYAAPVRQYAAEAGVDPQLLMAILYNESYKPHDPELERAWQRSKPDAAFGIANMHRAAFDDTKPGRPFASRQWEELPDDRNLAVQAAAWHLHDLAAQLPAHPSAPLTRNELMALGYNAGAGNMLAFARGVKIGSQAQSYLDRLRDNWAKSGEAVK
- a CDS encoding antitoxin; protein product: MFESLKNLADKATDLAREHGDVIGQGLEKVGDAIDDRTDGKYSGQIDTGVEKAKDFLRNLDGDRKPAE